A single Argentina anserina chromosome 7, drPotAnse1.1, whole genome shotgun sequence DNA region contains:
- the LOC126802173 gene encoding non-functional NADPH-dependent codeinone reductase 2 — translation MRSNQVRLNSGVTMPLIGLGTYSFENDRNTTELAVHTALKMGYRHFDTAKIYGSEGALGNALTEAIQDGIVEREDIFVTSKLWGSHHHDPVSALRQTLKTMGMTHLDLYLVHWPVKLKPWAFEVIPKEDHFEELDLKITWLGMEKCLELGLCRSIGVSNFSSKKIEQLLDFASVPPAVNQVEMHPMWRQARLRRVCGDHKIHVSAYSPLSGPGNAWGSTLVVDSPIIQSIADKHKATPAQVALRWGLSKGSSVIVKSFNQERIKENIAAADLKLDDEDLMEIDKLEERKIMRGESLVNQTTSPYKTLEDLWDDEI, via the exons ATGAGGAGCAACCAAGTTCGCTTGAATTCTGGTGTAACAATGCCTCTCATTGGGTTAGGCACTTATTCCTTCGAAAATGATCGGAACACTACTGAACTAGCAGTTCATACGGCCCTTAAG ATGGGTTACAGGCACTTTGACACAGCCAAGATATATGGTTCTGAGGGTGCCCTTGGAAATGCTTTAACAGAGGCAATTCAAGATGGGATTGTAGAAAGAGAAGACATATTTGTTACCTCTAAGTTATGGGGTAGTCATCACCATGACCCTGTTTCAGCTCTCAGACAAACTCTTAA GACTATGGGGATGACCCATTTGGACTTGTACTTAGTTCACTGGCCAGTGAAACTGAAGCCATGGGCTTTTGAGGTCATTCCTAAAGAAGATCACTTTGAGGAACTTGACCTAAAAATTACCTGGCTTGGTATGGAGAAGTGCCTGGAGTTGGGATTGTGTAGGTCTATTGGTGTAAGCAATTTCTCAAGCAAAAAAATAGAACAGCTTTTGGATTTTGCCTCTGTTCCTCCAGCTGTTAATCAG GTGGAGATGCACCCAATGTGGAGGCAAGCGAGACTTAGAAGGGTGTGTGGGGACCACAAAATCCATGTCAGTGCTTACTCACCACTTAGTGGGCCAGGGAATGCTTGGGGTTCAACACTTGTGGTGGACAGCCCAATCATCCAGTCCATTGCTGACAAGCACAAAGCAACCCCGGCCCAG GTTGCACTAAGATGGGGACTATCAAAGGGGTCAAGTGTGATTGTGAAGAGCTTTAACCAAGAAAGGATTAAGGAGAACATTGCAGCTGCTGATCTGAAATTGGACGATGAGGATTTGATGGAGATAGACAAGTTGGAGGAAAGGAAGATCATGAGGGGAGAGTCTCTAGTGAATCAAACTACAAGTCCATATAAGACACTTGAAGATTTATGGGATGATGAAATTTGA